One Chelonoidis abingdonii isolate Lonesome George chromosome 17, CheloAbing_2.0, whole genome shotgun sequence DNA segment encodes these proteins:
- the VHL gene encoding von Hippel-Lindau disease tumor suppressor — MASVSCCAWAGRPPKAASQPRVSGGWCVGLEMPQELAAGQRGRLLRSLNTREPAHVIFCNRSPRVVIPIWLDFEGQPQPYPLLQPGTGRRMYSYLEHLWLFRDAETDDGLLVNQTELFVPTPNVNGQPIFANITLPVFSLKERCLQVIRSLVKPVDYRRLDIVQSLYEDLEDHPDIRKDLQRLSLERS; from the exons ATGGCGTCAGTGTCCTGCTGCGCATGGGCAGGAAGGCCCCCGAAAGCCGCGTCGCAGCCCCGGGTCAGTGGGGGTTGGTGCGTCGGTTTGGAGATGCCACAGGAGCTGGCGGCGGGACAGAGGGGACGGCTCCTGCGCTCTCTGAACACCCGGGAGCCCGCTCACGTGATCTTTTGTAATCGGAGCCCCCGGGTGGTCATCCCCATTTGGCTGGACTTCgagggccagccacagccctACCCGCTCCTGCAGCCGGGCACCGGCCGGAGGATGTACAGCTACCTTG AACATCTTTGGCTGTTCAGAGATGCAGAAACAGATGATGGACTTCTTGTCAATCAGACAGAGCTGTTTGTGCCTACTCCCAATGTGAATGGCCAGCCCATATTTGCAAATATCACACTTCCAG tgtTCAGTCTGAAAGAGAGGTGTCTTCAGGTTATTCGCAGTCTGGTAAAACCAGTGGACTACAGGAGATTGGATATTGTTCAGTCATTATATGAAGATCTGGAAGATCATCCCGACATTAGGAAGGATCTTCAACGGCTGTCTCTGGAAAGAAGTTAA